The Dendropsophus ebraccatus isolate aDenEbr1 chromosome 10, aDenEbr1.pat, whole genome shotgun sequence genome has a segment encoding these proteins:
- the LOC138766635 gene encoding oocyte zinc finger protein XlCOF8.4-like isoform X2: protein MEKDRKKMAERIINLTLEIIYLLTGEDYTIVRKLSDTYVTAGILPCVSGGWSPSTAMSPPSKSLIQETSNAQKILQLTNKITELLSGEVPVRCQDVTVYLSMEEWEYLEGHRDQYKEVMMEDQPPLTPQDEYRSNTPESCHTPPYCQDHPEETHRILQDDQGEDLTDVKDEAVVEEQLYVRSDGQYEDRDISMEVGKADIPYATNTDGPLLIYPEYEVELSDTSGGHPCPPSGLSSDSEEASSERSQKSDIFQCSECGKCFKKKYNLMIHKKTHKEERQFSCLECGKCFSKKSRLVTHRRIHTGEKPYSCTVCGRCFNQKSILVEHQKAHTGEKPFSCSDCGGGFIRKSDLLIHQRIHTGEKPYTCMECGKCFTRKQHLDGHQKIHTGEKPFSCSECDKYFSQKSDLIRHRKVHTGERPFSCSECGKCFTWRSSLVEHQRIHTGEKPFLCPNCGKNFTLRSHLVKHQKIHSRNNSFT from the exons ATGGAGAAGGACAGGAAGAaaatggccgagaggataataaacCTCACCCTGGAGATCATttacctgctgaccggagag gattacaccatagtgagGAAGTTGTCTGATACATATGTGACCGCCGGTATCCTtccctgtgtgtcaggaggatggAGCCCGAGCACAGCCATGTCACCTCCATCCAAGTCCCTGATACAAGAGACAAGCAATGCCCAGAAGATCCTACAACTCACCAACAAGATCACTGAGCTGCTGAGCGGAGAG GTCCctgtaaggtgtcaggacgtcactGTCTatctctccatggaggagtgggagtatctaGAAGGACACAGGGATCAGTACAAGGAGgtgatgatggaggatcagccgcccctcaCACCGCAGG ATGAGTACAGGAGTAATACACCAGAGAGCTGTCACACTCCTCCATACTGTCAGGACCATCCAGAGGAAACTCACAGGATCCTACAGGATgatcag GGTGAAGATCTGACTGATGTTAAAGATGAAGCTGTAGTAGAAGAACAGCTGTATGTGAGGAGCGATGGGCAGTACGAGGACCGGGACATTTCCATGGAGGTCGGCAAAG CAGATATCCCCTACGCAACCAACACAGATGGACCCCTCCTTATATATCCAGAATATGAAGTAGAGCTTAGTGATACATCTGGAGGACATCCATGTCCACCATCAGGTCTATCATCTGACTCGGAGGAAGCTTCTTCTGAACGATCACAGAAAAGTGACATTTTccaatgttcagaatgtggtaaatgttttaaaAAGAAATATAATCTTATGATCCACAAGAAGACACACAAAGAGGAGAGGCagttttcatgtttggaatgtgggaaatgtttctccAAGAAATCACGTCTTGTTACCCACAGAAGAATCCACACCGgggagaagccgtattcatgtaCTGTCTGTGGAAGATGTTTTAATCAAAAATCAATTCTTGTTGAACATCAGAAAGCCCATACCGGGGAAAAACCATTCTCCTGTTCTGATTGTGGGGGTGGATTTATCCGGAAGTCGGACCTTCTAATACATCAGAGGAtccacactggggagaagccttACACATGTATGGAGTGCGGTAAGTGTTTCACACGTAAACAACACCTTGATGGTCATCAGAAGATCCATACGGGGGAGAAGCCgttctcatgttcagaatgtgacaaATATTTTAGCCAGAAGTCAGACCTCATCAGACATCGGAAGGTTCACACGGGGGAGCGGCCATTTTcgtgttcagagtgtgggaaatgttttacctgGAGATCATctcttgttgaacatcaaaggattcacacgggggagaagccgtTTTTATGTCCCAATTGTGGGAAGAACTTTACCCTGAGGTCACATTTGGTTAAACATCAGAAGATTCACTCAAGGAACAATTCTTTTACTTAA
- the LOC138766635 gene encoding zinc finger protein 773-like isoform X1 codes for MMDISRILHNIIRRLLHKIFVLFVNDPSRMEKDRKKMAERIINLTLEIIYLLTGEDYTIVRKLSDTYVTAGILPCVSGGWSPSTAMSPPSKSLIQETSNAQKILQLTNKITELLSGEVPVRCQDVTVYLSMEEWEYLEGHRDQYKEVMMEDQPPLTPQDEYRSNTPESCHTPPYCQDHPEETHRILQDDQGEDLTDVKDEAVVEEQLYVRSDGQYEDRDISMEVGKADIPYATNTDGPLLIYPEYEVELSDTSGGHPCPPSGLSSDSEEASSERSQKSDIFQCSECGKCFKKKYNLMIHKKTHKEERQFSCLECGKCFSKKSRLVTHRRIHTGEKPYSCTVCGRCFNQKSILVEHQKAHTGEKPFSCSDCGGGFIRKSDLLIHQRIHTGEKPYTCMECGKCFTRKQHLDGHQKIHTGEKPFSCSECDKYFSQKSDLIRHRKVHTGERPFSCSECGKCFTWRSSLVEHQRIHTGEKPFLCPNCGKNFTLRSHLVKHQKIHSRNNSFT; via the exons ATGATGGATATCTCCAG AATTCTACACAATATCATCAGACGTCTCCTCCACAAGATATTTGTCCTCTTCGTGAATGATCCGTCCAGAATGGAGAAGGACAGGAAGAaaatggccgagaggataataaacCTCACCCTGGAGATCATttacctgctgaccggagag gattacaccatagtgagGAAGTTGTCTGATACATATGTGACCGCCGGTATCCTtccctgtgtgtcaggaggatggAGCCCGAGCACAGCCATGTCACCTCCATCCAAGTCCCTGATACAAGAGACAAGCAATGCCCAGAAGATCCTACAACTCACCAACAAGATCACTGAGCTGCTGAGCGGAGAG GTCCctgtaaggtgtcaggacgtcactGTCTatctctccatggaggagtgggagtatctaGAAGGACACAGGGATCAGTACAAGGAGgtgatgatggaggatcagccgcccctcaCACCGCAGG ATGAGTACAGGAGTAATACACCAGAGAGCTGTCACACTCCTCCATACTGTCAGGACCATCCAGAGGAAACTCACAGGATCCTACAGGATgatcag GGTGAAGATCTGACTGATGTTAAAGATGAAGCTGTAGTAGAAGAACAGCTGTATGTGAGGAGCGATGGGCAGTACGAGGACCGGGACATTTCCATGGAGGTCGGCAAAG CAGATATCCCCTACGCAACCAACACAGATGGACCCCTCCTTATATATCCAGAATATGAAGTAGAGCTTAGTGATACATCTGGAGGACATCCATGTCCACCATCAGGTCTATCATCTGACTCGGAGGAAGCTTCTTCTGAACGATCACAGAAAAGTGACATTTTccaatgttcagaatgtggtaaatgttttaaaAAGAAATATAATCTTATGATCCACAAGAAGACACACAAAGAGGAGAGGCagttttcatgtttggaatgtgggaaatgtttctccAAGAAATCACGTCTTGTTACCCACAGAAGAATCCACACCGgggagaagccgtattcatgtaCTGTCTGTGGAAGATGTTTTAATCAAAAATCAATTCTTGTTGAACATCAGAAAGCCCATACCGGGGAAAAACCATTCTCCTGTTCTGATTGTGGGGGTGGATTTATCCGGAAGTCGGACCTTCTAATACATCAGAGGAtccacactggggagaagccttACACATGTATGGAGTGCGGTAAGTGTTTCACACGTAAACAACACCTTGATGGTCATCAGAAGATCCATACGGGGGAGAAGCCgttctcatgttcagaatgtgacaaATATTTTAGCCAGAAGTCAGACCTCATCAGACATCGGAAGGTTCACACGGGGGAGCGGCCATTTTcgtgttcagagtgtgggaaatgttttacctgGAGATCATctcttgttgaacatcaaaggattcacacgggggagaagccgtTTTTATGTCCCAATTGTGGGAAGAACTTTACCCTGAGGTCACATTTGGTTAAACATCAGAAGATTCACTCAAGGAACAATTCTTTTACTTAA